One segment of Setaria viridis chromosome 4, Setaria_viridis_v4.0, whole genome shotgun sequence DNA contains the following:
- the LOC117852589 gene encoding uncharacterized protein isoform X2: protein MVVEQATDMAVDLEKGTEETMGALDAQLPVPAMAGGGEKELLSGDLRRLLPAKHMPDLEKGMDTHAGQVQAMAEDEEQEHLILKDLRYHQVEGGAVAGKMNPCKKKWLPYYWLLVAAASVIVLNNHIHAAPKDQLFPPELAMFTVLLCAICLILLSMKQMV, encoded by the exons ATG gtggtggagcaggCGACGGACATGGCGGTGGACTTGGAGAAGGGGACCGAGGAGACCATGGGTGCTCTGGATGCTCAACTTCCGGTTCCGGCCATGGCCGGAGGTGGAGAAAAGGAGCTTCTGAGTGGGGATCTGAGACGCCTACTGCcg GCGAAGCACATGCCGGACTTGGAGAAGGGCATGGATACTCACGCAGGTCAAGTTCAAGCAATGGCCGAAGATGAAGAACAAGAACATCTGATTCTTAAGGATCTGAGATATCACCAG GTTGAGGGGGGTGCAGTAGCTGGCAAGATGAACCCTTGCAAGAAGAAGTGGCTCCCATACTACTGGCTCCTCGTCGCTGCTGCTTCTGTGATTGTTCTCAACAACCACATCCACGCTGCCCCAAAGGACCAGCTGTTCCCTCCAGAGCTTGCCATGTTCACTGTGCTCCTGTGTGCAATCTGCCTCATTCTTCTCTCCATGAAGCAGATGGTGTGA
- the LOC117852589 gene encoding uncharacterized protein isoform X3, producing MATDMAVDLEKGTEETMGALDAQLPVPAMAGGGEKELLSGDLRRLLPAKHMPDLEKGMDTHAGQVQAMAEDEEQEHLILKDLRYHQVEGGAVAGKMNPCKKKWLPYYWLLVAAASVIVLNNHIHAAPKDQLFPPELAMFTVLLCAICLILLSMKQMV from the exons ATG gCGACGGACATGGCGGTGGACTTGGAGAAGGGGACCGAGGAGACCATGGGTGCTCTGGATGCTCAACTTCCGGTTCCGGCCATGGCCGGAGGTGGAGAAAAGGAGCTTCTGAGTGGGGATCTGAGACGCCTACTGCcg GCGAAGCACATGCCGGACTTGGAGAAGGGCATGGATACTCACGCAGGTCAAGTTCAAGCAATGGCCGAAGATGAAGAACAAGAACATCTGATTCTTAAGGATCTGAGATATCACCAG GTTGAGGGGGGTGCAGTAGCTGGCAAGATGAACCCTTGCAAGAAGAAGTGGCTCCCATACTACTGGCTCCTCGTCGCTGCTGCTTCTGTGATTGTTCTCAACAACCACATCCACGCTGCCCCAAAGGACCAGCTGTTCCCTCCAGAGCTTGCCATGTTCACTGTGCTCCTGTGTGCAATCTGCCTCATTCTTCTCTCCATGAAGCAGATGGTGTGA